GACGGCGGGCGACAGCTAGCCTGACAATCGATTGCTTCCCACAAAGGCCCACGCACATGGCGTGGGCCTTTTGCATTGCGGCCAATCCAGCACCTCGATTAATCGCAGTACACTAACAGGCACAGCACCAAAAATTTGTTCCAGCAAGGATGTTTCGTGAAGACTCTCCGCCTGCTCGTGCCTGCTGTACTCGCTGTATCTGCGGTCGTTCCGTCTGTTGCCCAGACCTCTGGACAGAACGGACCGGTCGCGGAGAAATACAAGGCTGACGCCGACAAGATCATCGCCGCGGCGATGAAGGACACCGAAGGCTACGAGACGCTGGCCTATCTGACCGACCATATCGGCAAGCGCCTCTCGGGCTCCGACTCGCTGCTGAAGGCGCTGAGCTGGGGTGAGGAGACGATGAAGAAGGCGGGCTTCCAGAATGTCAGCATCCAGGAAGCCAAGGTGCCGCACTGGGTACGCGGACAGGAGGAAGCTTCGATCGTTGCTCCCTTCTCTAAGCCGCTGCACATGCTGGGCCTGGGTATGAGCGTCGGAACCCCGACTGAGGGCATTACCGCTCCTGTCATCTTTATCCCGGACCTGGCTGCGCTGGCGAACACCCCCGAGGACCAGATCAAGGGCAAGATCGTCGTCTTCAACCCCGGCTGGCATGGCTACGGCCTCGGTTCCATCCACCGCACCACTGGTCCATCGCGTGCGGCGGCCAAAGGTGCGGTCGCTGTTCTGGTGCGCTCGGCGACCGGACTTGCCATGCAGACTCCGCATACCGGCACGCTGACCTACCTGCCCGATATGCCGAAGGTTCCCGCCGCTGCCATCACGGTGGAAGATGCTCTGCTTCTCGAGCGCCTCGCCAAGGAAGGCCCGGTCCAGGTCCATCTGAAGATGGAAGCACACATGGAGGCGGACCAGAAGGCCGGCAATGTGGTGGGCGAGATCCCAGGAAGCGAGCATCCGGAACAGGTGGTCGTTCTGGGCGGACACATCGATAGCTGGGATGTGGGCCAGGGAGCCATGGACGACGGCGGTGGCATCATCTCCTGCTTCGAGGCCGTCAACCTGATCCACAAGCTCGGCCTGAAGCCCAAGCGGACCATCCGGGTCGTCTTCTGGGTGAATGAGGAGAACGGCGGCGCCGGCGGCCGTGCCTATCGCGATGCCCTTGGCGATAAGGTCAAGAACCACGTTGCGGCCATCGAGTCCGACGGTGGCGTCGAGCGTCCCGTCGGCATCGGCTATACCGTCATGGGCGGAGGCCCGGCTTCGGGATCTGCAGCCCGTCGCCAGGCTGGAGCAAGCGCCAACCCGGCAGCGGCCATGGCCGCGATGGCTGCCATGGGTGGCGGAGCTCAGCGCGCTCTGGATGAAAGCAAGCTGACGCCCGAGGAGAAGAAGTCCTGGGACACGATCAAGCAGATCGCCTCGCTGCTGCAGCCCATCGGGGCGGATTCGGCCTCACCGGCAGGCGGCGGATCGGACATCGGCCCCATTGTCGCTGCCGGGGTTCCATCGCTCTCGCCGCGTACGGTGGGCGAGCACTACTTCGACTGGCACCACACTGAAGCCGACACGCTGGACAAGGTGGATCCGGAAGACTTCCGCAAGAACATCGCCCTGCTGGGCGTACTCAGCTACGTGCTGGCCGATATGGACGGCCAGTTGGTCGGTCACACCTCGGCAGCCCCTGTGGAATAACGACCGTTACCTTCCGATTACGAAAGGCGCTCCTTCGGGAGCGCCTTTCTGTTGGGAGACAAACCTTTGTCCGAGATTAAATTCAGCCGGACGTTTGAGAAAGATAAAGGTTGCGCTATCAATTGATTAAATTTCTTGACATATCGCCGGGAGCCTCGCAATCTGGTACCGGCTTCCCAGAAAATCCAGCTTTGGTGCATGTGATTGAGCTCAATTTTTGTACACCAATATGTATACATTTTTCGGGGATGTCCGAAACGCAATGACGGCCGCCAGACGCGCGATGAAGAAACGAATGCATCGAACGCTGCGGCATACATAAACACATACGGCACGAGCCATGAAACTCGGCCGACTTTTTTTGTTTCGAGAGGTCCAATTGATGCGAAATACAGCCTCAACCCTCCGCCGCCTGGCGGCTGGGCTAGCTTTGCTTGTATTTGCGATAGTGGCCGTCCCTGCTGCCTTTGCGCAGGAGACCACTGGCGCGATTCAGGGCACCGTGACCGACCCGACCGGGGCGGTCGTCGCAGATGCTGTCGTGACGGCGACGAGCGATAAGCTAATCAAACCCGTCACGGTAAGAACAGACTCACATGGTTTTTACCGGCTGAGCGCACTTCCACCCGGGACTTATGCAATCGCGGTGGAGGGAAGCGGCATGAAGGCCAAAGCTACTAACCTCACGCTGAATGCTGGCGATCTTCCCAATCTGAACCTCAAGGTTGCTGTTGGCGCAGAAACCATTATCGACGTCACCGATTCGATTGCAATGGTGGATACAACGCAATCGAAGGTCGAAACAACCATCGACAGCCAAATTCTGTCGGAGATTCCGAAAGGGCGTTCGTTCCAATCCGTTATCCCATTCGCCCCCGGCGCTCGCCAGGAGCCATTGCAATCTGCTACCGGCAGCGTTCTCAACGGCAATCGCACTCAGGGCTACCAGATTGACGGAGCATCTGACGGTGAGAACGTCTACATGATGGAAGGTGTAAACGTCACTGGCATCGTCGGCGGCGGTGTTGGCTATCAAGTCCCCTTCGAATTTGTACAGAGCGTCCAAGTTAAAAGCTCGAGCTTTGAGGCCGAATTCGGAGGAGCTATTGGCGGCGTCGTCAATGCTCTACAGCAAAATGGCAGCAATAACTGGCATGGCTCGATCTTCAGCTACTACCGTTCCAGTGCGCTCAATGCCAACGACCAGTGCAATTGGTCTACCACCTGCGGCCTGTTGAAAACCGGCAGCGCCAGTTCAACCACCCGTACGGATGCAACCGCCTATTACTTCATCGCCAAGCAAGATCACTATCGCATCGTAGAACCGGGCTTTACCATTGGCGGACCTATTCTGAAGGATAAAGTCCGTCTCTATAGCAGTTATGTCCCTCAGTTCTACAGGCTTCGCCGTGATGTTAATTTCACGGGAACCAATCCAGGACCGCGTCAGTTCTATCAAAATCAGGACATCCACTATGGGTTCTCTCGTGTTGACTACACCCCATTTAGCAAATTGACAACCTTCGCCAGCTGGGAATATCTATACAGCCGCATCGTCGGCAACAGTCTTCCGAACCCCGACTCTCTAGTTGCAGGGCAAGTCAATACAACTGCAGGAAACGATCCAACAACCTATCGTGCAGACTCTGGCCAGGTTTCTCCAGGAGCTATTTATCTCTTTGGCGCGAACTACACGGTGAACTCGAAATTCCTTGTTTCCGGACGCTACAGCTATCTGTACAACAACACTTCAGATCGCGGTAAGCCTACCGGAGTCCGCTACTACTTTGACTCGGGCTCAGTCGATAACACAGGAACAGTTCCGACGAAGGGTTTGGATGGATCGAGCGTTCCCAGTGCCTATCAACAAAAGACTGGGTATGCCAATATTGCTGCGAACACGCAGCAACAGTTCAATGTTTTACAGCGTAAGAGTGCTGCGGTTGACTTGTCCTACGTTCAAACTGGCTGGGCAGGAACTCACAATTTCAAAGGTGGCTGGGCATGGACTAGCGTAGCCAACAACCTTAACAGTGGTTACAAAACAGCGCTCGTATACCAGGAATTCGGTATCGACTACACACCACAGACATCAGCTACTGCATGTGATGCTGTGATAGCGCAAAACGTGGCGACTTATGGCTCTTCCGCCGCAGGTCATTGCCGTGGAAATTACGGCTACTTCTATGTCTATGACTACTCGACGGGTGGCAAGGCTGCTGGTAACAATAGCGGGTTTTACATCCAAGATGGATGGACCGTTGCCCATACTGGCTTGACCATTAACGCAGGTGTCCGTTTGGAAAAGGAATACCTGCCGCCCTATAGTGCTGGAGCTTCAAGCGTCAACTTCGACCTGACACAAAAGGTTGCACCTCGTATCGGTGCGGCATATGACGTATTTCACAACGGCAAGCTGAAAGTCTACGGAAGCTATGGCAAGTTCTTCGATGTGATCAAGTACTCATTGCCGCGTGGTTCCTTCGGCGGTGAATACTGGCACAACTGCGTATATGCTCTAGACAATCCTAACTACAATGCATTTGTCCCGGGCAATAACGCAGATGGCCATGCTTGCCCCACCAGCGGGAGTGCCATCGGTGTCGCAAGCGGCTATCGCTTTATCGAAAACCTTGATCTCCGCAAAAATGTCATCAACCCAACTGACCCTGGCGTTGATCCAAATATGAAACCCATGGCACAGCACGAGTTCGTTGTGGGCTCCGAGTGGGCCATCACCCCGAATACAACCTTCACCGCCCGTTATGCACGGAAACGTCTTGAGCGTACGGTTGAAGATATCGGTGTAACCGACAACCTTGGTTTCTACATTGGAAACCCGGGCACTACATTCGGTGACCTGCTTCATCGCGCCCTTCCCGGGTCGGGAATCACGTCTCCGATTTGTCCCTCATGCCCTGCACAACCCGGCGCCATTCGCAACTACGACGGCATTGATCTTCGCCTGACGAAAACCACCGGCAAGTACTTCTTCTCGGCGTTCTACTCATTCAGCAAATTGCGGGGTAACTACCCTGGTTTGACCTCAACCTTTAACACTGACGGTGGTGGTGGACGTCAGAGCCCGAACAATAATCGTTCATTCGATCAGCCCCAAATGCAGTTTGATGCACATGGTAACGTCATGAACGGGCCACTGCCGACTGACCGTCCTAATACCTTTGGTGGTTATGGTTCCTATGGTCAGAAGTGGCTGCTTGGTGAAACCCGTCTCGGTCTGCAGCAGGTCATCTACCAGGGCTCCCCAGTAAGCACCTCCTGGCCAGTCATTTCGACCTCAGCGGTACAGCAGGTTGAGGGCCTAGGAAACTGGGTGCCAATCACACGAGGCAGTGGCGGTACTATCACTGCTGGAGCGGTCCAGACAGGTCGTCGTACTCCTGCCTATCTACAGACTGATGCAAACCTGACCCATTATGTTCATGTCAGCCAAGATCACGAAAACCGCAAGTTCGGGATCGAGATGAACGTATACAACCTGTTCGGCCAACACGCGGTAACCGCTTATAACCAGGTTCCGCTTACTGCCGCTACTTATCCGAGCGTTTCAACTTCAACAAATCCAACCGGCATCAACTTCAACTCCCTCCTCACTGGCTGGGACTACGTTGGAGTCAGTAACAATGGTTCCGGCCCCTCCAACCAGGGCAACAAGATCGTAAGCAGCAGCTACGGACTACCGAACCTCTTCCAGAGTGCTCGTCAGATCCGTATCAAGGTTGCTTACACCTTCTAACCCCTGGCCTGAGGATCAGGCTGAAAAGGGGGAGCGCTTCGGCGCTCCCCCAATTGTTTTCCGCTTTGTCTTCCCTACTCCGGTACGACCCGCCCCCGCTCATCCTGTTTGAGATATGTCATCGGCAGCTCGTGATCGTGTGGGAAGATCGTCAGCCATCGCTTCGGCAGTGCCTCGGCAAAGTAGCGTTTACGCTCGTCGATGGTGCGGATTGGGTCCAGGTCGAAGCCCATGGCCCAGCTCACGTCCAGATGATGTCGCGTCGGAATCAGGTCGCTGACGAAGACGGCGTGCTCTCCCCTGCTCTCGATATGGACAGCCATCAACTGCTCCGTGTGGCCGGGGTAGAGCTCGACCCAGATGCCGTCGCAGATCTCCGGCGCGGTCATGCGTTCGTCGTCGATCAGCGTCATCTGGCCGGCTTTGATCAGCGGGTCGTAGTTCGCTGAGGCATAACTGATAGCGTCGCGCTCGTACTGGTGATGACCATGCAGCACCTCGCCGCGATGCGCGAAGTATCGTGCATTGGGGAAGGTAGGCGTCACACTGCCGTCAGGATGCAGAGTCGTATTCCAACTGCAGTGGTCCCAATGCAGATGGGTGTTGATCACGATATCGATCTCTTCCGGAGAGATACCGGCTGCTGCCAGAGACTCCGGAAGCTTCTGCTGGGTCCCATAGATCTCGCGCAGCTTCGGTGACAGCTTGTTGCCGAAGCCGGTCTCGATCAGCACATTGTGCCTGCCAGTCCGGACTAACAGACAGTTCAGCCCGAACGCGACCCTGTTCTGCTCGTCTGCCTGCACCTTCTTCGACCATAGCGTCTTCGGTACCACACCAAACATGGCGCCGCCATCGAATAGCACCCTGCCATCGGTACAGACAGTCAGGTGAAAGTCGCCGAGAGCACGCTCGGCTCGGATCAGCTCACTCATACAACGCTCTCAATCTCCCTGCTTCTGCACGCTGCCGTCGATCTGCATCTCGACCACTCTGTGATCCGTATTCACGGTTGCAACGCCGCGCAGTGGTGTCCGCATCCGCCCGTCCAGAAAGCTGGAGCTGTAACGGAAGCGCAGGTCGTCAAACGTCACCTCGGTCTCGTCGTCTCCCGGAGCCGCCGAGGCGGCGTCCCGCGCCTGCTCCCTTACCACCGGCCACCGCGCCCAATCCAGATAGACCTCTCCCAGCCAGGAGCGCTTCGCCGCCAGCGTCGACAGCGTTGTGGGCGGCTTGCGGATCAGGTCATTGCTGGGGTCGCTGGTCATCTCGTCCCGCAGGGTATCCATTACGCCCAGCCGAAAGTACTTCGGCGTCTCGATCACGACCTGCCATTTGAAGGGATTCACGGGATACGGGTTGGCCGCCACCCGCAGCACGGGCTCGCCGGAGATCTCATTCGCCTCTGCCAGGCGCACCGCTCTGCCGTGTTCGAAGTCGCGCACCACCCACAGCACGGCCGTGAAGACCAGAGCTGCAATTGACAGGCCTTGCCCACGAAATGCCGAACGCCGCGCTCCAACTTCGTTCGCTACCAGGCCGAAGATCGAAGGCAATAACAGCGCACCCAGCAGGAACAGCCACTGCAGCGGCTCCGCGATGAACACCAACGACGCCTCATACCAGCGAGGGTTCCAGGGAGCGAACGGCCGCACGCCGTAGTTGTTGGTGTAGTCCAGCAGCAGGTGGCTCAGAAGCGCAATCCAGGAAAAAACAAAGAGCCAGCCCCAGCGGACCGGCGCCGCCGGAGTACTTCCCTTCGCCGACCGCCACCAATGCACCAGCTTCGCAATCCCGACGATGAAGGCTGCCTCCAGCGGCAGTGCCCACAGGCTGTGAGTCCATCCGCGATGGTGCTGAAAATAGGCCAGCGGACCGCCAAGGCGATAGACATAATCGATGTCCGGAAGCTCCGCGGCCAGGGTCATAGCCAACGTGGCATATGCGGCTTTGCGATTGAAACCGGCACGGCTCAACACCGCACCCGTCATGAAATGAGTGACTGGCTCCATTGCACCAGACTACAAGGTGAGTGCAACCAGACTAGAGCATTTTCCCTGTTGGTATAGAGTAGGGCTTCCGCATCTACGGGCGTTTTCCGCAATGAAAACGCCGCTGCACAGCCCTTTTCGGGGTACCCAGCAAAAGGGAAAATGCTCTACAAGGTGAGGTGAGAGGATAAAAACATGCATCCGTTTCCATCCACCCACGAGGAGATTGCGGCCTTCGTGTCGGCATTCGAAGCCGGCACGCTTCCGAAGGAATGCTGGACGCATGCCGCCCATATCCTTAGCGGTGCATGGTATGTCCATGCCCTCGGTCCGGAAGCAGCACTCGCCGAGATGAGGCGGCGCATCCGTGCCTACAACGAATCCGTGGGCACACAAAACACCGATACCAGCGGATATCACGAGACGATTACGGTCTTCTGGATCAGGATATTGGCAGCGGAACTCGGCCGGCGTCCTGAGGCAACACGCGCTGCCTTCGTCACCGAGGCGGTTGAACACTTTGGCCGGCAGCGCGATATCCTGACGCGCTATTACAGTTTCAACGTTGTGAAATCGACCGAGGCCCGCCGCATGTGGATCGAGCCTGATCTGATGACGATTGGCGCGAGCAGCTAAGGCGTATCGGTTGATCTGAGATAGCCCAGACCATGGGCGAAATGGTGGGAGCAGCGGGGTCCCCAACCAGCCTCACTGGTTGGGGTGTTCAGTGGGCTTCAGCCCGCTGATAAAAGCATAAAAAT
This genomic window from Terriglobus albidus contains:
- a CDS encoding metal-dependent hydrolase codes for the protein MEPVTHFMTGAVLSRAGFNRKAAYATLAMTLAAELPDIDYVYRLGGPLAYFQHHRGWTHSLWALPLEAAFIVGIAKLVHWWRSAKGSTPAAPVRWGWLFVFSWIALLSHLLLDYTNNYGVRPFAPWNPRWYEASLVFIAEPLQWLFLLGALLLPSIFGLVANEVGARRSAFRGQGLSIAALVFTAVLWVVRDFEHGRAVRLAEANEISGEPVLRVAANPYPVNPFKWQVVIETPKYFRLGVMDTLRDEMTSDPSNDLIRKPPTTLSTLAAKRSWLGEVYLDWARWPVVREQARDAASAAPGDDETEVTFDDLRFRYSSSFLDGRMRTPLRGVATVNTDHRVVEMQIDGSVQKQGD
- a CDS encoding M20/M25/M40 family metallo-hydrolase gives rise to the protein MKTLRLLVPAVLAVSAVVPSVAQTSGQNGPVAEKYKADADKIIAAAMKDTEGYETLAYLTDHIGKRLSGSDSLLKALSWGEETMKKAGFQNVSIQEAKVPHWVRGQEEASIVAPFSKPLHMLGLGMSVGTPTEGITAPVIFIPDLAALANTPEDQIKGKIVVFNPGWHGYGLGSIHRTTGPSRAAAKGAVAVLVRSATGLAMQTPHTGTLTYLPDMPKVPAAAITVEDALLLERLAKEGPVQVHLKMEAHMEADQKAGNVVGEIPGSEHPEQVVVLGGHIDSWDVGQGAMDDGGGIISCFEAVNLIHKLGLKPKRTIRVVFWVNEENGGAGGRAYRDALGDKVKNHVAAIESDGGVERPVGIGYTVMGGGPASGSAARRQAGASANPAAAMAAMAAMGGGAQRALDESKLTPEEKKSWDTIKQIASLLQPIGADSASPAGGGSDIGPIVAAGVPSLSPRTVGEHYFDWHHTEADTLDKVDPEDFRKNIALLGVLSYVLADMDGQLVGHTSAAPVE
- a CDS encoding MBL fold metallo-hydrolase, with product MSELIRAERALGDFHLTVCTDGRVLFDGGAMFGVVPKTLWSKKVQADEQNRVAFGLNCLLVRTGRHNVLIETGFGNKLSPKLREIYGTQQKLPESLAAAGISPEEIDIVINTHLHWDHCSWNTTLHPDGSVTPTFPNARYFAHRGEVLHGHHQYERDAISYASANYDPLIKAGQMTLIDDERMTAPEICDGIWVELYPGHTEQLMAVHIESRGEHAVFVSDLIPTRHHLDVSWAMGFDLDPIRTIDERKRYFAEALPKRWLTIFPHDHELPMTYLKQDERGRVVPE
- a CDS encoding TonB-dependent receptor — translated: MKLGRLFLFREVQLMRNTASTLRRLAAGLALLVFAIVAVPAAFAQETTGAIQGTVTDPTGAVVADAVVTATSDKLIKPVTVRTDSHGFYRLSALPPGTYAIAVEGSGMKAKATNLTLNAGDLPNLNLKVAVGAETIIDVTDSIAMVDTTQSKVETTIDSQILSEIPKGRSFQSVIPFAPGARQEPLQSATGSVLNGNRTQGYQIDGASDGENVYMMEGVNVTGIVGGGVGYQVPFEFVQSVQVKSSSFEAEFGGAIGGVVNALQQNGSNNWHGSIFSYYRSSALNANDQCNWSTTCGLLKTGSASSTTRTDATAYYFIAKQDHYRIVEPGFTIGGPILKDKVRLYSSYVPQFYRLRRDVNFTGTNPGPRQFYQNQDIHYGFSRVDYTPFSKLTTFASWEYLYSRIVGNSLPNPDSLVAGQVNTTAGNDPTTYRADSGQVSPGAIYLFGANYTVNSKFLVSGRYSYLYNNTSDRGKPTGVRYYFDSGSVDNTGTVPTKGLDGSSVPSAYQQKTGYANIAANTQQQFNVLQRKSAAVDLSYVQTGWAGTHNFKGGWAWTSVANNLNSGYKTALVYQEFGIDYTPQTSATACDAVIAQNVATYGSSAAGHCRGNYGYFYVYDYSTGGKAAGNNSGFYIQDGWTVAHTGLTINAGVRLEKEYLPPYSAGASSVNFDLTQKVAPRIGAAYDVFHNGKLKVYGSYGKFFDVIKYSLPRGSFGGEYWHNCVYALDNPNYNAFVPGNNADGHACPTSGSAIGVASGYRFIENLDLRKNVINPTDPGVDPNMKPMAQHEFVVGSEWAITPNTTFTARYARKRLERTVEDIGVTDNLGFYIGNPGTTFGDLLHRALPGSGITSPICPSCPAQPGAIRNYDGIDLRLTKTTGKYFFSAFYSFSKLRGNYPGLTSTFNTDGGGGRQSPNNNRSFDQPQMQFDAHGNVMNGPLPTDRPNTFGGYGSYGQKWLLGETRLGLQQVIYQGSPVSTSWPVISTSAVQQVEGLGNWVPITRGSGGTITAGAVQTGRRTPAYLQTDANLTHYVHVSQDHENRKFGIEMNVYNLFGQHAVTAYNQVPLTAATYPSVSTSTNPTGINFNSLLTGWDYVGVSNNGSGPSNQGNKIVSSSYGLPNLFQSARQIRIKVAYTF